A genomic segment from Streptomyces sp. NBC_00654 encodes:
- the murC gene encoding UDP-N-acetylmuramate--L-alanine ligase produces MAPGIPAAMERPHFIGIGGAGMSGIAKILAQRGAEVAGSDAKESPTAEALRALGATVHIGHAAAHLADDASCVVVSSAIRADNPELVRAAELDVPVVHRSDALAALMTGLRAIAVAGTHGKTTATSMLAVALSELSLDPSYAIGGDLEGPGTNATHGSGNIFVAEADESDRSFQKYDPEVAIVLNVELDHHANYASMDEIYESFETFVGKVVPGGTLVIAADQPGAVELTRRVRDLSSLNVVTYGESETADVRVHKVTPRGLTSEVTVVLNGKFLTFTVSVPGRHYAHNAVAALAAGVALGIPAHNLASALGKYTGVKRRLQLKGEAAGVQVIDSYAHHPTEMTADLEAMRGAAADARLLVVFQPHLFSRTQELGTEMGQALALADASVVLDIYPAREDPIPGITSTLIIDAARAAGADVAAVHDKATIPEVIAGMAKPGDLVLTMGAGDVTDLGPQILDHLSS; encoded by the coding sequence ATGGCACCCGGTATTCCTGCCGCCATGGAACGGCCGCACTTCATCGGCATCGGCGGCGCCGGAATGTCGGGCATCGCGAAGATCCTGGCCCAGCGGGGAGCCGAGGTGGCGGGCAGCGACGCCAAGGAGTCACCCACCGCCGAGGCACTGCGCGCGCTGGGGGCGACCGTCCACATCGGGCACGCCGCCGCCCACCTGGCCGACGACGCGTCCTGCGTGGTCGTCTCCAGTGCCATCCGCGCCGACAACCCCGAGCTGGTCCGCGCGGCCGAGCTGGACGTCCCGGTGGTGCACCGCTCCGACGCCCTGGCCGCCCTGATGACGGGCCTCCGGGCCATCGCGGTGGCGGGCACCCACGGCAAGACGACCGCCACGTCGATGCTCGCCGTCGCCCTGTCGGAGCTGTCCCTCGACCCCTCGTACGCCATCGGCGGCGACCTGGAGGGCCCCGGCACCAACGCCACCCACGGCAGCGGGAACATCTTCGTCGCCGAGGCGGACGAGAGCGACCGCAGCTTCCAGAAGTACGACCCCGAGGTTGCCATCGTCCTCAACGTCGAGCTGGACCACCACGCGAACTACGCCTCGATGGACGAGATCTACGAGTCCTTCGAGACCTTCGTCGGCAAGGTCGTCCCCGGCGGCACCCTGGTGATCGCCGCCGACCAGCCCGGCGCGGTCGAGCTCACCCGGCGGGTCCGCGACCTCTCCTCGCTGAACGTCGTCACCTACGGGGAGTCCGAGACCGCCGACGTACGCGTCCACAAGGTCACCCCGCGCGGGCTGACCAGCGAGGTCACGGTCGTCCTGAACGGGAAGTTCCTCACGTTCACCGTCTCCGTACCCGGCCGCCACTACGCCCACAACGCCGTCGCCGCGCTGGCCGCCGGTGTCGCGCTGGGCATCCCCGCCCACAACCTCGCGTCCGCGCTCGGCAAGTACACCGGGGTCAAGCGCCGCCTCCAGCTCAAGGGCGAGGCGGCGGGCGTCCAGGTCATCGACAGCTACGCGCACCACCCCACCGAGATGACCGCCGACCTGGAGGCCATGCGCGGCGCCGCGGCGGACGCCCGCCTCCTGGTCGTCTTCCAGCCCCACCTCTTCTCCCGCACCCAGGAGCTGGGCACCGAGATGGGCCAGGCGCTGGCGCTGGCCGACGCCTCCGTGGTCCTGGACATCTACCCGGCCCGCGAGGACCCGATCCCCGGCATCACCAGCACCCTGATCATCGACGCCGCCAGGGCGGCGGGCGCCGATGTCGCCGCCGTCCACGACAAGGCCACGATCCCCGAGGTCATCGCGGGAATGGCCAAGCCCGGCGATCTCGTTCTCACCATGGGGGCGGGCGATGTCACGGACCTCGGCCCGCAGATTCTGGACCACCTGTCGAGCTGA
- a CDS encoding PQQ-binding-like beta-propeller repeat protein — protein sequence MDDRDLILADRYRLVRPLGRGGMGEVWEAQDASLRRPVAVKVISVLAGGGSRADEARARFLREARITAALQHPHIVTVHDLGEAATGQGTTPFLVMELLRGEGLDAVVRRGPVGEEDVARWGAQVCEALGEAHAAGILHRDIKPANLFVAASGTLKVLDFGIARAADASATGDRLTHTGFMVGTAAYMAPEQARGRPEQRSDLYSLGCVLFELLTGRLPFDAPDTLGYVTAHLHDPPPAPSSVVSGVPASWDRLVGRLLAKDPGERYESAAVLADELRRLGDARPARPAARHYTPTVADRGEHGASPPPSAASVSDGFAAAPTAQAPAGPSGGTGMSRRGLLMSGAGLAAVTVTGAAAAMYLTGEPERDPVAWSQKIADVDLINSDGPDIVLADGRCHVATGHYYKETAALHTFDLATGKRLWKAPLNAAWAREARFTVVGGTLLALTRDPGNKGGQVHAFDAATGDRRWRKSVSNSAMGLDVHRPSGLLITGEDGLVSGIDPRTGHRRWGIDASSPYDATWVLAGDLILCGNGTAVLGRTGRKMWTRPGFQPNGDLAQPVGEGLLFYEGGRTVAVDLVCRKASTGEVMWRSPFQQTLPDALTTDTYQPLGELVSGTTVFLPLAAGPRRKPTALNGRTGERIWTYGSTYQEVGMKAHATTCVAGGFVLRTKSGPVCLAAADGAERWHADTPRVRTTSTYALLSGTERARVFQHWTRARIVGVERGRTLWTGRFDSTSLSDPVASGDSIVLLDGSGTLWAVNV from the coding sequence GTGGACGACCGGGATCTGATACTTGCTGACCGCTACCGCCTGGTGCGCCCGCTGGGGCGCGGCGGGATGGGAGAGGTGTGGGAGGCGCAGGACGCCAGTCTGCGGCGGCCGGTCGCTGTCAAGGTGATCTCGGTCCTTGCCGGCGGCGGCAGTCGGGCCGACGAGGCGCGCGCCCGGTTTCTGCGGGAGGCGCGGATCACCGCCGCGCTTCAGCATCCCCATATCGTGACCGTCCACGATCTCGGTGAGGCGGCGACCGGCCAGGGCACGACGCCGTTCCTCGTGATGGAACTGCTCCGTGGCGAGGGTCTGGACGCCGTTGTCCGGCGCGGACCTGTCGGCGAGGAGGATGTGGCGCGTTGGGGGGCGCAGGTGTGCGAAGCCCTGGGGGAGGCGCATGCCGCCGGCATCCTCCACCGCGACATCAAGCCCGCGAATCTCTTCGTCGCGGCCTCGGGCACTCTGAAGGTGCTCGACTTCGGGATCGCCCGCGCCGCCGACGCCTCGGCCACCGGTGACCGGCTGACCCACACGGGGTTCATGGTGGGCACGGCCGCGTACATGGCACCGGAGCAGGCGCGCGGGCGCCCCGAGCAGCGCAGCGACCTGTACTCCCTCGGGTGTGTGCTGTTCGAACTGCTCACCGGCAGGCTGCCGTTCGACGCTCCGGACACCCTCGGGTATGTCACGGCGCACCTTCACGATCCGCCACCGGCGCCGAGCAGTGTCGTGTCCGGTGTCCCCGCTTCGTGGGACCGCCTGGTCGGTCGGCTGCTGGCCAAGGACCCGGGTGAGCGATACGAATCGGCCGCCGTTCTTGCCGACGAGCTGCGGCGCCTCGGTGATGCGCGGCCGGCCCGGCCCGCAGCCCGTCACTACACCCCCACCGTTGCCGACCGAGGGGAGCACGGGGCGAGCCCACCTCCTTCGGCTGCCTCCGTGTCCGACGGTTTCGCCGCGGCACCCACGGCTCAGGCCCCGGCCGGGCCGTCCGGCGGAACGGGCATGAGCCGGCGCGGCCTGCTCATGAGCGGTGCGGGCCTCGCCGCGGTCACGGTCACCGGAGCGGCGGCGGCAATGTATCTGACCGGCGAACCCGAGCGGGACCCGGTCGCCTGGTCGCAGAAGATCGCGGACGTCGACCTGATCAACTCCGACGGCCCGGACATCGTCCTGGCCGACGGCCGGTGCCATGTGGCCACCGGCCACTACTACAAGGAGACGGCCGCGCTCCACACGTTCGACCTCGCCACCGGCAAGCGTCTGTGGAAGGCGCCCCTCAACGCGGCCTGGGCCAGGGAAGCACGTTTCACGGTCGTCGGCGGCACGCTGCTCGCCCTGACCCGGGACCCCGGCAACAAGGGCGGACAGGTGCACGCCTTCGACGCCGCCACCGGCGACCGCCGGTGGCGGAAGTCGGTCTCCAACAGCGCCATGGGGCTGGATGTGCACCGCCCCAGCGGCTTGCTGATCACCGGAGAGGACGGTCTGGTGAGCGGAATCGATCCCCGCACCGGCCACCGGCGATGGGGGATCGACGCGTCCTCCCCGTACGACGCCACGTGGGTCCTGGCCGGCGACCTGATCCTCTGCGGCAACGGAACCGCGGTTCTCGGCAGGACGGGCAGGAAGATGTGGACCCGCCCCGGCTTTCAGCCAAATGGCGACCTGGCGCAGCCCGTGGGTGAGGGCCTGCTCTTCTACGAGGGCGGCAGGACAGTGGCTGTCGACCTCGTCTGCCGCAAGGCGTCCACAGGCGAGGTGATGTGGCGGAGCCCCTTCCAGCAGACCCTGCCGGATGCCCTCACCACCGACACCTACCAGCCGCTCGGCGAGCTGGTGTCGGGCACCACGGTCTTCCTTCCGCTGGCCGCAGGACCCCGCCGGAAGCCGACCGCGCTGAACGGACGCACCGGCGAGCGGATCTGGACCTACGGCAGTACGTACCAGGAGGTCGGCATGAAGGCCCACGCGACGACGTGTGTCGCGGGCGGGTTCGTCCTGCGAACGAAGTCGGGACCGGTGTGCCTGGCCGCCGCCGACGGTGCGGAACGCTGGCACGCCGATACGCCAAGAGTGCGGACCACCAGCACATACGCCCTGCTCTCCGGGACCGAGCGGGCTCGGGTGTTCCAGCACTGGACCCGTGCGCGAATCGTCGGAGTGGAGCGCGGCCGCACGCTCTGGACAGGCCGGTTCGACAGCACCTCCCTGAGCGATCCCGTCGCGAGCGGCGACTCGATCGTGCTCCTCGACGGCAGCGGCACGCTGTGGGCGGTGAACGTGTGA
- a CDS encoding alkaline phosphatase PhoX has protein sequence MSSAPRRLATRRQVLAGSGATAASIAFAGAFSELFAGTAAARGHSGYGPLVTDPDGLLDLPRGFRYRVLSREGEPLRSGEGPVPSNHDGMAAFAGRHGRVHLVRNHENRVTGRIGVPTVEGLTYDPMGKGGCTALELDGRGRVLGERVAIAGTAVNCAGGPTPWRTWLTCEETEDKAGTNGYTKDHGFIFEVDGADPRRTGAVPLTAMGRFQHEAVAVDPKNGIVYETEDAFEKPFGLFYRFLPEKPLGGTGSLRAGGALEAMRVPGLPDLSVVQETGASFDRVEWVPVPDPLAAETPIRLQDFGPKGITHAQKLEGCYWGGSSVYFVSSFAHRSEGSAADHFGQVWRYEPKKRRLTLVVVFGPDTDVQLPGESPDNICLAADGGLMVCEDGGGAQHVLGVTRRGEVYAMARGRQNIGTPEEPEWGEFAGVTFSPDGGTMFLNCYTPGTTFAVTGPWR, from the coding sequence ATGTCCTCAGCACCACGACGACTCGCCACACGACGACAGGTCCTGGCCGGCAGCGGCGCGACCGCCGCCTCGATCGCCTTCGCCGGGGCCTTCTCCGAACTCTTCGCGGGCACCGCGGCCGCCCGTGGCCACAGCGGCTACGGTCCCCTCGTCACCGACCCTGACGGCCTGCTCGACCTGCCGAGAGGATTCCGCTACCGGGTGCTGTCCCGGGAGGGCGAACCGCTGCGCTCCGGCGAAGGCCCGGTACCCAGCAACCACGACGGGATGGCCGCCTTCGCGGGCCGGCACGGCCGCGTCCATCTCGTCCGCAACCACGAGAACCGGGTCACCGGCAGGATCGGCGTCCCGACCGTGGAAGGGCTCACGTACGACCCGATGGGCAAGGGCGGCTGTACGGCCCTCGAACTGGACGGCCGCGGCAGAGTGCTCGGCGAACGCGTCGCCATCGCCGGTACGGCGGTGAACTGCGCGGGCGGGCCCACCCCCTGGCGCACCTGGCTGACCTGCGAGGAGACCGAGGACAAGGCCGGGACCAACGGCTACACCAAGGACCACGGCTTCATCTTCGAGGTGGACGGCGCCGATCCGCGCCGCACCGGGGCCGTACCGCTGACCGCGATGGGCCGCTTCCAGCACGAGGCCGTCGCGGTCGATCCCAAGAACGGGATCGTGTACGAGACGGAGGACGCGTTCGAGAAGCCGTTCGGGCTCTTCTACCGCTTCCTGCCGGAGAAGCCGCTCGGCGGCACCGGTTCGCTGCGGGCCGGCGGCGCGCTGGAGGCGATGCGGGTACCGGGCCTGCCCGACCTCTCCGTCGTCCAGGAGACCGGTGCGAGCTTCGACCGGGTCGAGTGGGTTCCCGTACCCGATCCGCTGGCCGCCGAGACACCGATCAGGCTCCAGGACTTCGGGCCGAAGGGCATCACGCACGCCCAGAAGCTGGAGGGCTGTTACTGGGGCGGCTCGTCCGTCTACTTCGTCTCCAGTTTCGCCCACCGCTCGGAGGGCTCGGCCGCCGACCACTTCGGCCAGGTCTGGCGCTACGAGCCGAAGAAGCGCCGGCTCACACTGGTCGTGGTCTTCGGCCCCGACACCGATGTCCAACTGCCCGGCGAGTCCCCGGACAACATCTGCCTGGCCGCCGACGGAGGGCTGATGGTGTGTGAGGACGGCGGCGGCGCACAGCATGTGCTCGGTGTGACGCGCCGCGGCGAGGTGTACGCGATGGCGCGCGGCCGGCAGAACATCGGGACGCCCGAGGAGCCGGAGTGGGGCGAGTTCGCGGGGGTCACCTTCTCGCCGGACGGCGGCACGATGTTCCTCAACTGCTACACGCCGGGGACGACGTTCGCCGTGACCGGCCCATGGCGCTGA
- the msrB gene encoding peptide-methionine (R)-S-oxide reductase MsrB, translated as MSYDVEKPDEQWRAELSPSEYAVLRQAGTEPAFVGEYTDTKTAGIYSCRACGAELFRSDTKFESHCGWPSFYDPKDTDAVELIQDRSHGMVRTEVRCARCGSHLGHVFEGEGYPTPTDQRYCINSISLTLAPDES; from the coding sequence GTGTCGTACGACGTCGAGAAGCCGGACGAGCAGTGGCGGGCGGAACTCTCGCCCTCCGAGTACGCGGTGCTGCGCCAGGCCGGCACCGAGCCCGCCTTCGTGGGTGAGTACACCGACACCAAGACGGCGGGGATCTACTCCTGCCGGGCCTGCGGCGCGGAGCTGTTCCGCTCCGACACCAAATTCGAGTCGCACTGCGGCTGGCCGTCCTTCTACGACCCGAAGGACACCGACGCGGTCGAGCTGATCCAGGACCGCAGCCACGGCATGGTCCGCACCGAGGTGCGCTGCGCCCGCTGCGGCTCCCACCTGGGACACGTCTTCGAGGGCGAGGGCTACCCCACTCCCACGGACCAGCGCTACTGCATCAACTCGATCTCGCTCACGCTGGCGCCGGACGAGAGCTGA
- a CDS encoding indole-3-glycerol phosphate synthase — protein MIEKPLTPEDVDFVTTLHGDEQISFVVLMQPRGDQADVLLRAIDDVAMGELRDAAREGEEPEGKDAVAPAELALEFSLRALREAGSEAVGQVIEDHPLNKLKSVVEDARADEVIVLTAPHYVEEFFHRDWASRARHKVGVPVLKLFAHSE, from the coding sequence ATGATCGAGAAGCCCCTCACCCCCGAGGACGTGGACTTCGTCACCACCCTGCATGGCGACGAGCAGATCTCGTTCGTGGTCCTGATGCAGCCGCGCGGCGACCAGGCCGACGTACTGCTGCGTGCGATCGACGACGTGGCCATGGGGGAGCTGAGGGACGCGGCCCGTGAGGGCGAGGAACCGGAAGGCAAGGACGCCGTGGCACCCGCCGAACTGGCGCTTGAATTCTCGCTCCGGGCCCTGCGCGAGGCCGGATCCGAAGCGGTCGGACAGGTGATCGAGGACCACCCCCTGAACAAGCTGAAGTCCGTGGTGGAGGACGCGAGAGCGGACGAGGTCATCGTGCTGACCGCACCGCACTACGTGGAGGAGTTCTTCCACCGGGACTGGGCCTCCCGGGCCCGTCACAAGGTCGGCGTACCGGTGCTCAAGCTCTTCGCGCACAGCGAATAG
- a CDS encoding class I SAM-dependent methyltransferase, with protein sequence MENNERLLHSSSFGAAAAAYAEHRPDYAQAAVRWALESAPGRRVLDLGAGTGKLTATPAALGAEVVAVEPDAAMLTELRRALPAVRALSGSAEAIPLPDASVDAVLAGNAMHWFDMAVAGPEIARVLAPGGTLAGLWNVMDDQVDWVAGLARISGSAAIGPRDTPAAWRAQTADMHLPKTGGAARFGSPEQAEFLHGQRRTADSLVATLATRAGMLVMPEGEREAALGRIRAFLAGRPETADGEFDLPMRTAVLRVRRL encoded by the coding sequence GTGGAAAACAACGAACGGTTACTTCACAGCTCTTCGTTCGGCGCGGCCGCGGCCGCCTACGCCGAACACCGCCCGGACTACGCGCAGGCAGCGGTGCGCTGGGCGCTTGAGTCCGCGCCGGGCCGGCGGGTGCTCGACCTCGGCGCCGGAACGGGCAAGCTGACCGCCACGCCGGCCGCGCTGGGCGCCGAGGTCGTCGCGGTCGAGCCCGACGCGGCGATGCTGACCGAGCTGCGCCGCGCGCTGCCTGCCGTCCGTGCCCTGTCGGGGAGCGCCGAGGCGATTCCGCTGCCGGACGCGTCCGTCGATGCCGTGCTGGCCGGCAATGCCATGCACTGGTTCGACATGGCCGTCGCCGGACCCGAGATCGCCAGGGTTCTCGCGCCCGGTGGCACCCTGGCCGGGCTGTGGAACGTCATGGACGACCAGGTCGACTGGGTTGCCGGGCTCGCGCGGATCAGTGGGAGCGCTGCCATCGGCCCGCGTGACACGCCTGCCGCCTGGCGCGCGCAGACGGCGGACATGCACCTGCCGAAGACCGGTGGGGCCGCCCGGTTCGGCTCGCCGGAGCAGGCCGAGTTCCTGCACGGGCAGCGTCGTACCGCCGACTCCCTCGTCGCGACCCTCGCGACGCGTGCGGGGATGCTGGTCATGCCGGAAGGGGAACGTGAGGCCGCGCTCGGCCGGATCCGCGCGTTCCTCGCGGGCAGACCGGAGACCGCCGACGGCGAGTTCGACCTCCCGATGCGGACCGCCGTGCTGCGCGTGCGGCGGCTGTGA
- a CDS encoding OsmC family protein produces the protein MATTRQAHTVWEGNLIEGKGVVTFDSSGIGEYEVSWPSRAEKANGRTSPEELIAAAHSSCFSMALSNGLATAGTPPTRLNTKAEVTFQPGTGITGIHLTVEGEVPGLGEEGFVKAAEDAKANCPVSQALTGTTITLTASLA, from the coding sequence ATGGCTACCACGCGTCAGGCGCACACGGTCTGGGAAGGCAACCTGATCGAGGGCAAGGGCGTCGTCACCTTCGACTCCTCCGGCATCGGCGAGTACGAGGTCTCCTGGCCCTCGCGCGCGGAGAAGGCGAACGGCAGGACGAGCCCCGAGGAGCTGATCGCGGCCGCGCACTCCAGCTGCTTCTCGATGGCGCTGTCCAACGGTCTGGCCACGGCCGGCACCCCGCCGACCCGGCTGAACACCAAGGCCGAGGTCACCTTCCAGCCCGGCACCGGCATCACCGGTATCCACCTCACCGTCGAGGGCGAGGTGCCCGGTCTCGGAGAGGAGGGCTTCGTGAAGGCGGCCGAGGACGCCAAGGCGAACTGCCCGGTCAGCCAGGCGCTGACGGGTACGACGATCACCCTCACGGCTTCCCTGGCCTGA
- the zapE gene encoding cell division protein ZapE, whose protein sequence is MSSSTAVPGQSPIAETAPLSLCAREPHVPADRLVAEMVPPPRFDSVRFDTYVPDPNQPSQTEAVTVLAEFAAGLGGAHATGAGKRKWFSKKPVAPAGPRGVYLDGGYGVGKTHLLASLWHATPAAPSLKAFGTFVELTNLVGALGFQQTVRTLSGHRLLCIDEFELDDPGDTVLVSSLLSRLVEAGVALAATSNTLPGKLGEGRFAAADFLREIQGLSSHFRPLRIDGEDYRHRGLPDAPPPYSDEQVTAAAYAAPGASLDDFPGLLDHLARVHPSRYGALTDGISAVCLTDVQPVPDQSTALRLVVLADRLYDREVPVLASGLPFDRLFSEEMLNGGYRKKYFRAISRLTALARDAKGLVAQ, encoded by the coding sequence GTGTCGTCCTCCACCGCCGTTCCGGGGCAGAGCCCCATAGCTGAAACGGCCCCGCTGTCCCTGTGCGCCCGCGAGCCGCACGTCCCCGCCGACCGGCTGGTCGCCGAGATGGTGCCGCCGCCGCGCTTCGACTCGGTGCGCTTCGATACGTACGTACCCGACCCGAACCAGCCGAGTCAGACCGAGGCGGTCACGGTGCTCGCCGAGTTCGCCGCCGGGCTCGGCGGGGCGCACGCCACGGGTGCGGGTAAGCGCAAATGGTTCAGCAAGAAGCCCGTCGCGCCGGCCGGGCCGCGCGGGGTGTATCTCGACGGCGGCTACGGCGTGGGCAAGACCCATCTGCTGGCCTCCCTCTGGCACGCCACGCCTGCGGCTCCGTCGCTCAAGGCCTTCGGTACGTTCGTCGAGCTGACGAACCTGGTCGGCGCGCTGGGCTTCCAGCAGACCGTACGGACGCTCAGCGGGCACCGGCTGCTGTGCATCGACGAGTTCGAGCTGGACGACCCGGGCGACACGGTGCTGGTGTCCTCGCTGCTCAGCAGGCTGGTGGAGGCGGGGGTCGCGCTGGCCGCGACCTCCAACACGCTGCCGGGCAAGCTCGGCGAGGGCCGGTTCGCCGCCGCCGACTTCCTGCGCGAGATCCAGGGGCTGTCCTCGCACTTCCGCCCGCTGCGCATCGACGGCGAGGACTACCGGCACCGGGGGCTGCCCGACGCCCCGCCGCCGTACTCCGACGAGCAGGTCACCGCGGCCGCGTACGCCGCGCCGGGCGCCTCCCTCGACGACTTCCCCGGGCTCCTCGACCATCTGGCGCGGGTCCATCCGAGCCGGTACGGCGCGCTGACCGACGGGATCTCCGCGGTCTGCCTCACCGATGTGCAGCCGGTGCCCGACCAGTCGACGGCGCTGCGCCTGGTGGTGCTCGCGGACCGGCTGTACGACCGGGAGGTTCCGGTGCTCGCCTCCGGACTGCCGTTCGACCGGCTGTTCAGCGAAGAAATGCTGAACGGCGGGTACCGGAAGAAGTACTTCCGAGCCATCTCCCGGCTGACGGCGCTGGCACGTGACGCGAAGGGGCTGGTGGCGCAGTAG
- a CDS encoding pyrimidine reductase family protein, which translates to MRSLFPVTDLTTSENAGTGARPDGEWSLDELADAYAYPEGDGPWLRANMVSTLDGAAQHDGRSQGISCASDMRIFGTLRGLADVVIAGAETVRLEGYRPARAREAFAARRAAAGQGPAPAIAVVSGSLDLDFSLPLFTEPLVPTLVVTGAGAPQARIDAARGAGAEVVIAGEGTRVDPARAVRELADRGLTRLLTEGGPRLLGQFVAAGVLDELCLTVSPMLTAGDAQRIAGGPSVAVPERFALASVLEEAGFLFTRYRRI; encoded by the coding sequence ATGCGAAGCCTGTTCCCTGTGACGGACCTGACAACCAGCGAGAACGCCGGGACCGGCGCTCGGCCCGACGGCGAATGGAGCCTGGACGAGCTGGCCGACGCCTACGCCTATCCCGAGGGGGACGGCCCCTGGCTGCGCGCCAACATGGTTTCCACGCTCGACGGGGCCGCCCAGCACGACGGCCGCTCGCAGGGCATCTCCTGCGCCTCCGACATGCGGATCTTCGGCACCCTGCGGGGTCTCGCCGACGTGGTGATCGCGGGTGCGGAGACCGTACGGCTGGAGGGCTACCGGCCCGCCCGCGCCCGGGAGGCCTTCGCGGCGCGCCGGGCGGCCGCCGGGCAGGGGCCCGCGCCCGCCATCGCCGTGGTGAGCGGAAGCCTGGACCTGGACTTCTCCTTGCCGCTCTTCACCGAGCCGCTGGTTCCGACCCTGGTGGTGACCGGTGCGGGGGCGCCGCAGGCCAGGATCGACGCGGCCCGCGGGGCGGGCGCCGAGGTGGTGATCGCGGGGGAGGGGACCCGGGTGGATCCCGCCAGGGCCGTACGTGAGCTCGCGGACCGCGGCCTGACCCGGCTGCTGACGGAGGGCGGGCCCCGGCTGCTCGGGCAGTTCGTGGCGGCCGGCGTGCTGGACGAGCTGTGTCTGACGGTCTCCCCGATGCTGACCGCGGGGGATGCCCAGCGGATCGCGGGCGGCCCCTCCGTAGCGGTGCCGGAACGATTCGCCTTGGCGTCCGTGCTGGAGGAGGCCGGGTTCCTGTTCACTCGATACCGTCGGATCTGA